The DNA window GGTGCCCGGCCACGGCCCGCGCCGCCAAGCGGCCCACCCGGTACCAGTCCTGACTCCCGGCCCATCGGCCGCGGCCGGCGGCCCGCGGCTCCTGCTCGACCCCCTCGGGCCGCCGCAGGCCCGGCTCGCCGGGGAGTCCGTCGACCTGGGCCCGCTCCGCCAGCAGGCGGTGCTCGCGATGCTGGCGCTCTCCCCGGACCGGCCGGTCAGCCGAACGCAGTTGCTCGACGGGGTATGGGGTACCGAGCCGCCGACGGGCAACGTCGTACCGGTCTACGTCTACCGGCTGCGCAAGCTCCTGAGCACGGTCCCGGTGATCGAGCATGACCGGTACGGCTACCGGATCGTCAACGGCCGGATCGAGCAGGACGTGACACGACTGGAGTCGCTCACCATCGCCGCTGAAGCGGCCGAGCGGGCGGGTGACCTCACCGAGGTGGTGCGGCTTTCCACCGAGGCCCTGGCCCTGTTCCGCGGCGAGCCCTTGGCGGCCCTCCCCGGCCCGTTCGCCGAGCTGGAGCGCCTGCGGCTCGGCCGCCACCGGATCACCCTGACCCAGCGCAAGGTCGACTGCCAGCTCCGCCTCGGCCTCCCCGCCGAGGCGATCGCCGAACTCTCCGCCCTCGCCGCGGCAGAGCCACTCGACGAACCGGTCGCGGCCTTCCTGATGCACACCCTCTACCGCAACGGCCGCCGGGCCGAAGCCCTCTCCGTCTTCACCCGTACCCGCCGCCGCCTCGCCGAGGACCTTGGCCTCCCGCCGAGCACCCACCTACGCCAGGCCCACCGGACGATCCTCTCCGGCCGAATCCCCCGCTGACGGCACCGAGCGAGCCCCCGCCCGGTCACGGGGCCGGGGCGTCGAGGTGGCCGGAGCGGGGCACATCGAGGTCGGCGATCGCAATCGAGCACTTCCTCGACGCGATCGTCCGGTTCCTGGAAGAAAGCGCATGAGCGAGCGGGGGGAGACGAGGGTGGGGACGAGCGGCGAAGACGGGCTGATGTACGTACCGGACGAGGAGGAGGTGCTGGAGGCCGTCGGGTCGCTGGGGCGCCCTTCGACCGCGGAGGAGGTCGCCACGCGGGTCGACGAGCGGACCGGACGCGGCGGCGCCGCGCCTTCGGCCTCCGTGGTGGCGGTGCTCGGCGTCCTGCGCGAGCTGGAGAAGAGCGCGCGGGTCAAGAGCTACACGCCCGAGCAGTGGCGGGCCCTGGGTGTCTCCGTGCACGGCGCCGCGCCCTACACGAGGCTGTGGTGGTCGGTGGAGCAGTGGCGGGAGACGGCCGTCTCCGGAGGGCAGCGCTACCAGCGGGACAGGCGTGGCCGGGAGCCGCGCGGGTCGGCGGACGAGGAGAGCCCGGTCACGGCAAACCTGCAGCGGATCGCGGAGCAGTTCAGGGAGCAGTACCGCTCCCGGAACCGCTTTGAAGGCCCGGGCGCCAGCTGACGGCGCCGAGCGCGTCGCCGGAGGCCCTGGCGGAACCCACGGCGGCGATCGCGCCGTAGCCGACGATCACGGGCAGCGCGGCGCGGTGCGCTGTGTTGGTACGCCCTCCCTCATCGTCTTCCCGCTGACGGTGAACGAGGACGCGCCGCGCAGTGCGGGTACGGACTCGTTCAGCACCTCGGAGGCCGGACGGAGGGGGGACGCCGCAATCGGCTTGGGCAGGCATCCGGTGAGCCCCAGTGCCGCGGCACCGGCGAAGGCGACGGCGGCGCTCAGGCGGTGAGCGGTGCGCACGGGGACTCTCGTCAAGGGCGGCAGATCGGAAGGAGAGTACGGGACCGCCCGGCGGCGGACCCGGGCGGGGTGCGGCCTTTCGGTGCGGACACCGGGCGGGC is part of the Streptomyces subrutilus genome and encodes:
- a CDS encoding BTAD domain-containing putative transcriptional regulator — its product is MPTTAVPARPEVTALTAPERRVLYAAGCGLRDAEIAKALALPEPEVAGLLGRVLAKLALPDRAAAIVHAFDCGLVVPGHGPRRQAAHPVPVLTPGPSAAAGGPRLLLDPLGPPQARLAGESVDLGPLRQQAVLAMLALSPDRPVSRTQLLDGVWGTEPPTGNVVPVYVYRLRKLLSTVPVIEHDRYGYRIVNGRIEQDVTRLESLTIAAEAAERAGDLTEVVRLSTEALALFRGEPLAALPGPFAELERLRLGRHRITLTQRKVDCQLRLGLPAEAIAELSALAAAEPLDEPVAAFLMHTLYRNGRRAEALSVFTRTRRRLAEDLGLPPSTHLRQAHRTILSGRIPR